The genomic segment GGATTCTGGTGAAACCTTCACCCCTTCATGATGAAAAATAAGGCATATTTTTAAATCTAAAGTAAAGAGGAAGCAATGCTCCAAAATAGCGAATATAACCTATCCTAGAAAAACAGAGAAATATAGAGAAAGGTTTATAAAGAATGCTTAAGCCCTTATACTATGGATAGTGAAATAAAGGGTATAGTAGTAGGAGCTGCAATAGCTGCAATAATTGCGATACTGTATATCGTACTATTTATAGCTAACTTAGTTGAAGGTTTCATAACTTGGTTTTCTAATGTCACTGGAATAAATATCCCCGCTAATGTAAACTTCATGAATCCTGTAATATCAACATTTACAACTGGAATAATGTTTGTAATTATTTTAGGTGCTTTTGTAATAGGTGCTATAGTTCTAGCTCTAATTTACAAGCATGGCCAATATTAATTTAAATTTTTAAGAACTACTTCATTAAAGGAGGAACTTTAAACAATAGCTTGAATCATAATAGGTTAATTAAGTTAATATTGATTATGCTTCTCACAAGGTCTTCAAGCCTACTTGCCTCCTTTATTTCACTGGTGGTGTAGGTTATTGCTGCGTCTCCATTACATGGTTTAATGGGCATTATCCTCCACGGCTCCCTAGCATACTTAACAACGACATAAGCCTCCCCACCAGCCCTCCCAGCGAATTCAATTAACCTATTAACCTTATCGCACCGTATGCTCACTGGTGTTGGTTTACCCCTGTACTTAACCTCAAGGATAATTACCCTACCCTTAAACATGGCTACTAAATCAGGGGCGAACCTACGCCTAACCCCACCACCACTGGCAGGTGCCCTAATTACCGCGAATCCAAGGCTCCACAGCCAGTTAGCCAGCTCCCTCTCATAATTAACCCCCCTACGTCCAAGCGGCATACAGTTTGATTAGATTAGTGTTATTAAGTTTAATAGGTAACGGATGGTTATTAGGGAATTAACATTACCCTACTACCCTACGCCTAACCAGTAGGAGGGGTAGTGGTGCCACTGAGGCTATGATCATTGTGATCCATGGTAACGTTGAATTACCCATGACTGCTGTGAATAATGGGCTTAACCACATGCCTACAACCATGTTTAACGTGTTAACTGTTGCGAGGCTCATGGTTGGGTTTGAATCATTAACGACAAGCGCATAGGAGGCGGTGATCATGAGTTCATTGGTGTAACCCACTATGAGTGTTGAGGCTATCATGGCGTAGGGGTTAAGTGTTATGATTAGTAGGAATGATAATGAACCCAACACCGCGGGTGCAATAATTAAGAGCTCCCTCCTACTGGTTAAATCAGCTAATTTACCTGATAAACCACCCACTAGGCTTGAGAAGAGGAGTAGTGATGTTATTAATGAGGCGTTAACTAAACCAACACCATGATTAACGGCGTAAGTGGGTAGTAGGTTACCGGCGGCGTAATTAGCCCCCCAATACCCGGCTGTGGCTAAACCCACTAATACTGCGCCCTTGTTTATGGATAAACCAGTGTCAATGGGCCTATTGAGTGGTGAACAGGTCTTAAGGAGTATTACGGATTCCAACAACCCCACCACGCTAATAATCAGTACTGCAACCCTCCAATTAACAATAGTGTAAACAACCCCGTAAACCAACCCTACTCCGGCTCCGGCACTGAACACTGAGTTATATATACCAAGCATCAACCCCTCTCTACCAGGATACAGATTAGTTACAACAGTGGCTGCCGTGGAGAAGAATAATGCCGCGCCAATACCGGCCAGTAGCCTTAGGGCTAGTATTTCATTAAAGCTTACACTGAAGGCCGTGGCTACCCCAGCCGCTGATAGTAGGGTTAAGCCGAGTACAGCAGTCTTAACGTTACCGATAAACCTAGCGATCACGCTTGCCGGTATTTGGAATGAGCCAGCCCCTATTATGAAGAAGAGTGGGACTAAGCCGAGTTCATAATTAGGTACTGTGAATTCCAGTTTAATTAACGGTAAGGCTGGTGCCAGGTAGTACCAGTAGACGCTGTATATGAATCTGGCGATCATTATGTTAACCACGGCTGATGCCTTACTAACCATTGAGCCGCATTAAGGATTAGCGTTATTAAGTTTAAACCATGGTTAACCAGGCTTAATAAAGCCCCTAAAGGGTTCACTATCCTTAGGTATGCTTATCTTAACTAAACCATCATTAAACAACACCAGGAACTCACCCCTAGTTAACCAACCCCCAACAGCCTTCAAGTGCTCATCAACCTCACTTATGAGGGCAATCCTATACTGCTTAGCATCAACCTCAATCCAAACCTCAAGAAGCTTGGAATCACCCAACTTATATAATATAGGCACCACTGTGTAGTCATGTTCCCCAGGGCCAACGTAATCCATTATCCTAACCGCGTAGTCGTCATTAAGCTTAACGAGCAGTGTGTTCTCAAGAATCTCCATTAATCTAGCTAGCTCCTCACTATTCATTAAAGCCTAATGCTGGGTTATTGTTTATTTTGTTTTCGCCATTGGGGTAATGCTTAAAAGTAGGATATTTATCCCACTACCATGGACTATAGGTTAACGGCACTGGCAGTAATAGTGGTACTGTTGGCTGCGGCAGTGGGTTACCTGGCGTATAGGGTTAATCAACCGGTTAAGCCAGTGACAATTACGTTACCAGTAACCTCAACGGTAACGGTGACGTCAACCTCAGTGGCCACTGTGGTAACCACTACATCAGCAACCTTAACCACAACAGCAACCAGTACATTAACCACCACCGCAGTCACCACTGTAACAGCCACAGTGACCCCGGTACAGAACATGAGGATTGCGTCCCTTGACCCAGCCTGCTCCCAAATAATCTTCACCCTAGGCTTAGGCAATAAGGTAGTCCTCATTGATACATACTCCGAGCAATTGTTAAGTTACTTCAACGTAACAATACCCTCAAACGCAACGGTGCTTACCTCAATATGGCCAACACCCTCAATTGAGGCTGTGGTTAATGCATCACCCACAGTGGTTTGCTATGACTTAGGCTTCTACGGAACCAGTACATTAGCCTCATTCTCAAGCATAGGGTTACCTCTAGTAATCATAAATGGTACAGCGGATAGGACATTCCAGCAGATTGAAATGGACGTTTACTCAACGGCCAAGGCCCTTGGGGTACCTGAAAGGGGTTTAGCTGTGGCTTCCTGGATGAACAACATTATTAATGGTGTTAGAAGCAGGGTCACTGGTTTAAGTGAACCAACAGTGGTCTTTATGGGTTGGAACAACCCCATTTACGCACCATCAAACTTAACCTTCATAGGTTATGAAATAACCATCGCCGGCGGCTTAGACGTAGTAAACACCACTGTACCATGGCCCACAATAACGCCAAGCCAATTAATAGTATATAACCCAGACTACATAATAGCAAGCAACTTCATGGGTAACTGCACAGCCACCCTTGAGGCAATAATGCAGGTACCTGGGATAAACTACACTAAGGCTGTTAAGGAGGGTCACGTCTACGTACTGGGTAACTTAGCCACAAGCCTAGTTGAGGAACCAGGCCCCTTATCAGTCTACGGGGCTGAGGTTATAGCGGCTATACTTCACCCTGAGGCCTTCGGGTTAAGTAATGTTCCGCAATGCGTAAGTGGTGAATGGGTGATAAGTAATCTAAAACCAACCCTCCCAAGTCAGGGAGGCTGAGTGGTGTGCGATGGGTAATTCACTTATTAAAAGGGTTTTGTATTTCTTAATCCCAATCCTACTACTCACTGGCTTCATCCTAAACCTAGTACTGGGGGAGGTTAATGTACCGGGTGATTGCCTAATACATTGTAGTCAAGTTAAGTACAGGGTAATAATCATGGATATTAGATTACCATCAGCATTAACATCACTACTGGTTGGTTACGTATTGGGTGTTTCAGGGGCTGTGATGCAGGGTATTTTAAGAAACCCATTAGCAGAACCCTTCACCACCGGGATAGCCAGTGCCGCTGTCCTAGGGGGTTTACTGGGTTACCTACTTGTCCTCGTGGGTAAGTTAACCGGCCTATACACCACCTTAGCCATACCTCTCCTAGCATTAATAGTGGGTTTATTCTCCTCATTAATTGTGGTTATGCTTGGTTCAAGGCTTGGTGTAGTTGGCTTAATACTAATGGGCATATTAATAACACTACTCTCCTATGCCGCATCAATGATAGTTATGCTGATTATTGAGTCAATTAACCCAACGGTCTCAATGCAACCCCTCTACCTACTCTACGGTAACCTAAGCGGCATACTATGGTGGCAATTCTACGTAATGCTAGCCGCCGCGGTGCCACCAATTCTAGTGGTTGCGTTCTTATCAAGGTACGTGGACTTACTCATGCTTGGTGATGATGTGGCTAAGGCAAGCGGCGTCAACCCGGTAACAGTTAGGAGGAGGCTAGTGGCCTTAATCTCAATACCCCTAGCAGTCTCACTGGCCTTCACTGGGGTAATAGGATTCATAGGCATTATAGCCCCATACACCGTTAGGCAATTAACGGGGAGGGGGTCTGGAAGCATTATTATACCTGGTTCAGGTCTCGTGGGTTCACTAATATTAACCTACTCCTATCTGGCTTCAAGGGTAATGGTGAAAGGATACGTAGTACCTATAACAGCGGTAACGGGCCTTGTGGGTATACCTGTTTTAATGTGGATGATTCTCAAGGGTGGTTTCGGTGCCTCAACGTAACGCTCTAGTTGAATTCAAGGACGCCTACCTGGGTTACGGGTCAAGGGTAGTGGTTAAGGGGTTGAATTTAACCGTGGGTGAGGGGTTAACGGTACTGCTTGGTCCTAATGGGAGCGGGAAGACAACGATAATGAAGGCAATATTCGGTTCAGCAAGGGTCATTAAGGGTTGGCTTAGGGTTAATGGCTCAGTAACCTACGCTCCCGCAGAGGTTGATGGATTAATCAACTTAACGGTACTGGAGACTGTTAAGACGGCTAGGAGGGGGTATGGTTGGGTTAGTGATGAGGATGCCATGGATGCTTTAATGAGCGTGGGCATAGTCGGTATCAGTAATATGAGGCTTAGTGAATTAAGCACTGGTCAAAAGAGGTTAACAATGATTGCAAGAGCCATAGCCAGTAACGCTGACTTAATGCTAATAGATGAGCCAACAGCCAACCTAGACCCAGGTAATAGGTACAGGATGATTAAGGTTATACGTGAACTAGCTAATAAACATGCAGTAATGGTTGCGACGCATGACGTTGATATTGCGCTTACAGCGAATCAAGTGGTTATGATAAGGGATGGAAACGTGATAGGCGTGGGGGAGCCGGGTAGAGTATTAACTGAGGAGAGGTTAACTCAATTATACGGTATAGTGGTTAAGTTAATTAAGCATAATGATGAGGTTCATGTAGTATTCCCAGTGAGTTAATCCCTAATTTAATAGGCTTTACGGTATTATTCAGTAAGTATACTGGGCATGGGTAACTCACCTTAAAGATGACTCGCATGCCTCTAATCCTCAAGATTTAGGGTAAAGCTTTAATGCTAAGTGATGCTTAATGAATGTGGTTAATTTAAGGTTTGTTAAGGTGGGTTTACTCACGTATGCATTAGGTATACTTGTATCCATGGGGGTTGAATACTTAGTTATCAGTAATATAGGCTTCTACGAGACTCATAGGTATGTAGTATTCACTGTAAGTACTGCAATAGCCTTGGTCTCAGTAATCCTTATGATAATGGGTACTAATAATGTTGAGGGAATTAAGGGTACCTTAAGCTTCCTGGGGTGCCTACTCCTACTTGTAGGTGAGGTTGCAGGGCTTATGCTTGGTCTTAGTAACTACGTCACCTACCTCTACGGCGTTAACATGCCCATTGATTTACTCATAATACCAGCCCCCATGGTTAATATTAATCGTGTTGAGCTTTTAACCCTCGCCTTAACCCTCATAGGTATTTCAGGCTGGTTAATGCTACTACTAGTACTACTCATGCTTACTAAGGGTATTCTTAATAATGTTGGGTTACTTACCTACACCATATCAATGATTATCCTCTACGCGTATTCACTAGGCGTAAGCCATGTATTAAATGTGTACGCCAACTACACGGCCATGTTCTACCTACTAGTAGTACTAGCGGTTGCATCCACTGCGGGTGCGGTATTAATGTTGATTAAGCCTGATTCAACACAGTAACATTATCCTCATAGCAATTACTAGTAGTTATGCATTGATCCTTTTTAATGAAACTAGTGTTAAGCCCTACCCCCAGGGTGAGGATTCTCCCCATAGCCCCCATTACTACTACTTAATGATCCTTAATAATGATGAGTAAGCTATGATTCATGAACTACATTAATGTTTGCTCCTACTTCATGGAATTAATTCGCATGTGGGAGATATTACCGGTAATGGATCCCGGCATAGGTAATTAGTCTTCTAACCATAATCCAGATTCTAATTAATCATCCATGTAACATAGGTAGTTTTCAATTTCTAAGCCGATTAACGTGTTTAATCAGTATGGTGCGGGGGGTGGGATTTGAACCCACGCAGGCCTACGCCAACGGGACCTAAACCCGCCCCCTTTGACCATGCTCGGGCACCCCCGCTTGCTCCTAGGTGTTGATTCATGGGATTTAAACTTTACCGTAATTAAACCTAGCCGCTCCCCTCAACCTCAGCCACCGCTGCCTTGAATAAGCCCTGTAGGAAGCCTATTGCATGCAGTCTACCTAATGCTGAGTAGCCTGGGGTTGATAATTGAGCTATATCACCACTTAAGGTTGGTGTATGGTCAACCCTAAACGGCCCGTAGAATTTATGCCTCACGAACTCCTTCATCGCTAAGTAAAACTCCTCACCGGCCTCATCAATGAAAACCTCCTCAAACCCCCTAGCCGTACCCCTAACAGCCCTGAAGTGTACGAAGAAGACCCTACCTGTTGGTACGAAGTGCCTAATTAACCCTGGTAGGTCATTGGTCATTAGGGAGAAGTTACCTAGGCACATTGTTATGCCATTGTACTCACTCTTAACTAGGCTTAATAACTTATCAAATGCCTCAATACTATTCATTATCCTAGCCGTACCAGCAACCTCAGGTATTGGTGGGTCATCAGGATGCATAGCCAACCTAACATTAGCGCTTTCAGCTATTGGTATAATGTATTC from the Caldivirga maquilingensis IC-167 genome contains:
- the hjc gene encoding Holliday junction resolvase Hjc — encoded protein: MPLGRRGVNYERELANWLWSLGFAVIRAPASGGGVRRRFAPDLVAMFKGRVIILEVKYRGKPTPVSIRCDKVNRLIEFAGRAGGEAYVVVKYAREPWRIMPIKPCNGDAAITYTTSEIKEASRLEDLVRSIININLINLL
- a CDS encoding MFS transporter, which translates into the protein MVSKASAVVNIMIARFIYSVYWYYLAPALPLIKLEFTVPNYELGLVPLFFIIGAGSFQIPASVIARFIGNVKTAVLGLTLLSAAGVATAFSVSFNEILALRLLAGIGAALFFSTAATVVTNLYPGREGLMLGIYNSVFSAGAGVGLVYGVVYTIVNWRVAVLIISVVGLLESVILLKTCSPLNRPIDTGLSINKGAVLVGLATAGYWGANYAAGNLLPTYAVNHGVGLVNASLITSLLLFSSLVGGLSGKLADLTSRRELLIIAPAVLGSLSFLLIITLNPYAMIASTLIVGYTNELMITASYALVVNDSNPTMSLATVNTLNMVVGMWLSPLFTAVMGNSTLPWITMIIASVAPLPLLLVRRRVVG
- a CDS encoding ABC transporter substrate-binding protein → MDYRLTALAVIVVLLAAAVGYLAYRVNQPVKPVTITLPVTSTVTVTSTSVATVVTTTSATLTTTATSTLTTTAVTTVTATVTPVQNMRIASLDPACSQIIFTLGLGNKVVLIDTYSEQLLSYFNVTIPSNATVLTSIWPTPSIEAVVNASPTVVCYDLGFYGTSTLASFSSIGLPLVIINGTADRTFQQIEMDVYSTAKALGVPERGLAVASWMNNIINGVRSRVTGLSEPTVVFMGWNNPIYAPSNLTFIGYEITIAGGLDVVNTTVPWPTITPSQLIVYNPDYIIASNFMGNCTATLEAIMQVPGINYTKAVKEGHVYVLGNLATSLVEEPGPLSVYGAEVIAAILHPEAFGLSNVPQCVSGEWVISNLKPTLPSQGG
- a CDS encoding FecCD family ABC transporter permease yields the protein MGNSLIKRVLYFLIPILLLTGFILNLVLGEVNVPGDCLIHCSQVKYRVIIMDIRLPSALTSLLVGYVLGVSGAVMQGILRNPLAEPFTTGIASAAVLGGLLGYLLVLVGKLTGLYTTLAIPLLALIVGLFSSLIVVMLGSRLGVVGLILMGILITLLSYAASMIVMLIIESINPTVSMQPLYLLYGNLSGILWWQFYVMLAAAVPPILVVAFLSRYVDLLMLGDDVAKASGVNPVTVRRRLVALISIPLAVSLAFTGVIGFIGIIAPYTVRQLTGRGSGSIIIPGSGLVGSLILTYSYLASRVMVKGYVVPITAVTGLVGIPVLMWMILKGGFGAST
- a CDS encoding ABC transporter ATP-binding protein codes for the protein MPQRNALVEFKDAYLGYGSRVVVKGLNLTVGEGLTVLLGPNGSGKTTIMKAIFGSARVIKGWLRVNGSVTYAPAEVDGLINLTVLETVKTARRGYGWVSDEDAMDALMSVGIVGISNMRLSELSTGQKRLTMIARAIASNADLMLIDEPTANLDPGNRYRMIKVIRELANKHAVMVATHDVDIALTANQVVMIRDGNVIGVGEPGRVLTEERLTQLYGIVVKLIKHNDEVHVVFPVS
- a CDS encoding mannonate dehydratase; translated protein: MGVGDTGVRLRIAEIILDSSPTVFWDMLRQVGVEEATGILPRAYPDWRQWRAWDPWDYAPLSNYKRMIEEAGFKLTIIEDNPPMDKLIYGLPGKEEQLDNVAKLIENMGKLGISTWVYNWMPTGWLRTRTALRGRGGAYTSGFYEEDLKDSPPPKFGKVDASTLWRTLKDFLEYIIPIAESANVRLAMHPDDPPIPEVAGTARIMNSIEAFDKLLSLVKSEYNGITMCLGNFSLMTNDLPGLIRHFVPTGRVFFVHFRAVRGTARGFEEVFIDEAGEEFYLAMKEFVRHKFYGPFRVDHTPTLSGDIAQLSTPGYSALGRLHAIGFLQGLFKAAVAEVEGSG